One Gemmatimonadaceae bacterium genomic region harbors:
- a CDS encoding carbon-nitrogen hydrolase, whose translation MSPAPFTVALIQDGVAPTKAATLEQTIARIRDAHGRGAQVICLKELFDAPYFCQRLDLERFDLAEPIPGPMVARLAALAKELEIVLVVPMYERQAAGVYRNSAAIIDADGTVQGVYRKMHIPHDPLFEEKYYFAPGDAHAPAQPAGARGPAGEAGGFMVWKTRYATIGVLICWDQWYPEAARVTSLLGAEILLYPTAIGWHPAEKAEWGDAQVTAWRTAQRAHAIANGVFVAAANRVGFEAAEGTNGLEFFGHSFIYDPFGRPLAEAGSDPAILMATCDPRRIEETRRNWPFLRDRRIDAYGPILSRWIGPREG comes from the coding sequence ATGTCACCCGCCCCGTTCACCGTCGCCCTCATCCAGGACGGTGTTGCCCCCACGAAGGCCGCGACGCTGGAGCAGACCATCGCCCGCATTCGCGACGCGCACGGGCGCGGCGCGCAGGTGATCTGTCTCAAGGAGCTTTTCGACGCGCCGTACTTCTGCCAGCGACTCGACCTCGAGCGCTTCGACCTGGCGGAGCCCATTCCGGGGCCCATGGTCGCGCGCCTGGCGGCGCTGGCGAAGGAGCTCGAAATCGTCCTCGTGGTCCCGATGTACGAGCGGCAGGCGGCCGGGGTGTATCGCAACTCGGCGGCGATCATCGACGCGGATGGCACGGTGCAGGGCGTCTATCGCAAGATGCACATTCCGCACGACCCGCTCTTCGAGGAGAAGTACTACTTCGCGCCAGGAGACGCGCACGCGCCGGCGCAACCCGCCGGCGCGCGCGGCCCGGCGGGCGAGGCGGGCGGTTTCATGGTCTGGAAGACGCGATACGCCACCATTGGGGTGCTCATCTGCTGGGATCAGTGGTATCCGGAGGCCGCGCGCGTGACGTCGCTGCTTGGCGCCGAGATCCTGCTCTACCCGACCGCCATCGGCTGGCATCCGGCGGAGAAGGCCGAGTGGGGTGATGCCCAGGTGACCGCCTGGCGCACCGCGCAGCGCGCGCACGCCATCGCCAACGGCGTCTTCGTGGCGGCGGCCAATCGCGTCGGGTTTGAGGCGGCGGAAGGAACGAATGGGCTGGAGTTCTTCGGGCACTCATTCATTTATGATCCCTTCGGCCGCCCGCTCGCCGAGGCCGGGAGCGATCCAGCCATTCTGATGGCCACTTGTGATCCACGCCGCATCGAAGAGACCCGCCGCAACTGGCCGTTTCTTCGCGACCGGCGCATTGATGCATACGGCCCGATCCTGAGTCGGTGGATCGGCCCCCGCGAGGGCTGA
- the queE gene encoding 7-carboxy-7-deazaguanine synthase, translating into MPFYSVKEIFFTLQGEGMQAGRPAVFCRFAGCNLWSGREEDRAGAICRFCDTDFFGIGPDGGRFATAEELARAVAAAWPSAFEGADTRYVVCTGGEPLLQLDDDAVDALHRHGFTVAVETNGTLAAPRGLDWICVSPKAGAPLAISGGDELKLVHPQEGVAPEQFTHLAFRHFLLQPMDGPDREANTRATVQYCLSHPRWRLSLQTHKLLGLR; encoded by the coding sequence GTGCCCTTCTACTCCGTCAAGGAAATCTTCTTCACCCTGCAGGGTGAGGGCATGCAGGCCGGCCGACCCGCCGTCTTCTGCCGCTTTGCCGGCTGCAACCTGTGGTCGGGGCGCGAGGAAGACCGGGCGGGCGCCATCTGCCGGTTTTGCGATACCGACTTCTTCGGCATCGGACCGGACGGGGGCCGCTTTGCGACGGCCGAGGAGCTCGCCCGCGCCGTGGCGGCGGCCTGGCCGTCGGCCTTCGAGGGCGCGGACACGCGGTATGTCGTCTGCACCGGCGGCGAACCGCTGCTGCAGCTCGACGACGACGCCGTCGATGCGCTGCACCGGCACGGCTTCACCGTGGCGGTGGAAACCAACGGCACGCTGGCCGCGCCGCGCGGTCTCGACTGGATCTGTGTCAGCCCCAAGGCGGGGGCGCCGCTGGCGATTTCCGGCGGCGACGAACTCAAGCTCGTGCATCCTCAAGAGGGCGTCGCGCCGGAGCAGTTCACGCACCTCGCATTTCGTCACTTCCTGCTGCAGCCGATGGATGGCCCGGATCGCGAAGCGAACACGCGGGCTACTGTGCAGTACTGCCTGTCGCATCCGCGGTGGCGCCTGAGCTTGCAGACGCACAAGCTGCTGGGGTTGCGGTAG
- a CDS encoding C40 family peptidase gives MRPAFRLLLAVLCLAAAPRLWAQQGGAGPLAALLARGANPDGPFAKHGLVSADSVVERARAQLGKRYRYAASSPERGFDCSGLVKYVLETVGVELPHNAARIAREGDAVNPDSTALRPGDLLMFGRGRSARISHVGIYIGDGKMIHASTGQRRVVEVNVPSRSSTLKLRTVRRVLRDSTTVPDGSR, from the coding sequence ATGCGCCCCGCATTCCGCCTCCTTCTCGCCGTCTTGTGCCTCGCCGCTGCCCCGCGTCTTTGGGCGCAGCAGGGGGGTGCCGGTCCGCTCGCAGCCCTGCTCGCTCGCGGCGCGAATCCGGACGGGCCGTTCGCGAAGCACGGCCTCGTGTCGGCCGATTCAGTCGTGGAGCGCGCCCGCGCGCAACTGGGCAAGCGCTATCGCTACGCGGCGTCCTCGCCCGAGCGGGGATTCGACTGCAGCGGTCTGGTGAAGTACGTCCTCGAGACCGTTGGTGTGGAGCTGCCGCACAATGCCGCGCGGATTGCACGCGAGGGCGACGCGGTGAATCCGGACTCGACCGCGCTGCGGCCGGGGGACCTGCTCATGTTCGGCCGTGGCCGCAGCGCGCGCATTTCACACGTCGGCATCTACATCGGCGACGGCAAGATGATCCACGCCAGCACCGGGCAGCGTCGCGTGGTGGAGGTGAACGTTCCCTCGCGGAGTTCGACGCTCAAGCTTCGAACGGTGCGCCGCGTTCTCAGGGATTCCACTACAGTTCCTGACGGCTCGCGGTAG
- a CDS encoding TonB-dependent receptor codes for MVVRFVGRLLAAIGFVAVAGTAAAQQGRIVGKVTDDAGAAVAAATVQAIEGLRTVAVVTTGEDGRYTLTSLKAGSYAIRITRIGFKPARKDNVAVTSGTATADFTLVVMPTQLNAVAVTGIAEEEKINKAPAAISVLSQEKINETVAATPVDQLRDVPGIDITAGGVVQSNVVARGFNNIFSGSLLTLTDNRFNFVPSLRVNISYMAPTSNEDIERIEVVLGPAAALYGPNATQGVMHIITKSPFTSKGGMLTADVGEQNLRRISARYANTVGEKFGYKLSAERLTATDFTSVDSVELKAGRQRVFDIERTALDFRADWRPDKKTEIVANVGQALIGSAVEPTGLGAGQVKDWQFRAYQLRAKRGRLFAQVFRNESDAGETFLLRTGAPIVDKSSQTVAQVQHSMAFGAENRQTFVYGADYLATNPVTGGTINGRNENDDNFTEVGGYVHSITHLNKWWQAVAAIRYDKHSRLSEGSWSPRAAIVYNPNDLQSFRVSYNKGFSNPSTNNQFLDLAAGYIGGTNASNSLYTVRALGTPSDGFHFRRDCVGGVGNLCMKSPFNPAGKGAYAPANAAAFYKAAVAAGAAGGMGNAVTAALTPSFGAATAAQLSGLVMQTLASLQPGPTQVGTKLRVLNPTTARFFDVAAGDVRDIDQIRPTLTTSWEAGWKGQLGKKFYGTLDWWYSERTDFVGPLIVETPNVFLDAASLAGFIGPNLVPALTAALTPKLGPAAGPTAVALATQLAPTIAGGLGGVSGSSTTGVPLGVVNPDNPLSGSTDIVLAYRNFGRVRLSGVDLSGTYMVADRLSVYGTYSWVSKDFFSRSQVGGVSDIALNAPRKKSTVALRWKDDAQGFSAEARFRHAARFPGNSGVYVGDVHAYNLYDASMTFRPNFLGGAMLSVMAQNVLDTRHAEFVGGAPLGRLVMTRVQYAF; via the coding sequence ATGGTCGTTCGATTCGTCGGCAGGTTGCTTGCGGCAATAGGGTTCGTTGCCGTGGCCGGAACCGCGGCGGCGCAGCAAGGACGCATTGTCGGCAAGGTGACCGACGACGCGGGAGCCGCAGTCGCAGCGGCCACGGTTCAGGCTATCGAAGGCCTGCGCACGGTGGCCGTCGTGACGACGGGCGAGGATGGGCGGTACACGCTCACCAGCCTCAAGGCCGGCTCCTACGCCATCCGCATTACGCGCATCGGCTTCAAGCCCGCCCGCAAGGACAATGTCGCGGTCACAAGCGGCACGGCGACGGCGGACTTCACGCTGGTCGTGATGCCCACCCAGCTGAACGCGGTCGCGGTGACCGGCATCGCCGAAGAGGAGAAGATCAACAAGGCGCCGGCGGCCATCAGTGTGCTGAGCCAGGAGAAGATCAATGAGACGGTCGCCGCGACGCCCGTTGACCAGCTGCGCGACGTCCCCGGCATCGACATCACGGCGGGCGGCGTGGTGCAGTCGAACGTCGTGGCGCGCGGCTTCAACAACATCTTCTCGGGCTCGCTGCTCACCCTGACCGACAACCGCTTCAACTTCGTCCCGTCGTTGCGCGTGAACATCTCGTACATGGCGCCGACGAGCAACGAAGACATCGAGCGCATCGAAGTCGTCCTTGGCCCCGCGGCGGCGCTGTACGGCCCGAACGCGACCCAGGGCGTGATGCACATCATCACCAAGTCGCCGTTCACCTCGAAGGGCGGCATGCTGACGGCCGACGTGGGCGAGCAGAACCTGCGCCGCATCTCCGCGCGCTACGCCAACACCGTGGGCGAGAAGTTCGGCTACAAGCTGTCGGCCGAGCGCCTCACCGCGACGGACTTCACCAGCGTGGACAGCGTCGAGCTGAAGGCCGGCCGGCAGCGCGTGTTCGACATCGAGCGCACCGCGCTGGATTTCCGCGCCGACTGGCGCCCGGACAAGAAGACCGAAATCGTTGCCAATGTCGGCCAGGCGCTCATCGGCAGCGCCGTCGAGCCGACCGGCCTCGGCGCCGGGCAGGTGAAGGACTGGCAGTTCCGCGCGTACCAGCTGCGCGCCAAGCGCGGCCGCCTGTTCGCGCAGGTCTTCCGCAACGAGAGCGACGCCGGCGAGACGTTCCTGCTTCGCACCGGCGCGCCGATCGTCGACAAGTCGAGCCAGACCGTGGCGCAGGTGCAGCACAGCATGGCCTTCGGCGCGGAGAACCGGCAGACGTTCGTGTACGGCGCCGACTATCTGGCGACGAACCCGGTGACCGGCGGCACGATCAACGGCCGCAACGAGAACGACGACAACTTCACCGAGGTGGGCGGCTACGTCCACTCCATCACGCACCTGAACAAGTGGTGGCAGGCGGTCGCGGCCATTCGTTACGACAAGCACAGCCGCCTGAGCGAAGGGAGCTGGTCGCCGCGCGCGGCGATCGTCTACAACCCGAACGACCTCCAGAGTTTCCGCGTTTCGTACAACAAGGGCTTCTCCAACCCGTCGACGAACAACCAGTTCCTCGACCTCGCCGCGGGTTACATCGGCGGGACGAACGCATCGAACTCGCTGTACACCGTGCGGGCGCTGGGCACGCCGTCCGACGGGTTCCACTTCCGGCGTGACTGCGTGGGCGGCGTCGGCAACCTGTGCATGAAGTCGCCATTCAACCCGGCCGGCAAGGGCGCCTATGCCCCGGCCAATGCCGCGGCGTTCTACAAGGCGGCGGTCGCCGCCGGTGCGGCGGGTGGCATGGGCAACGCGGTGACGGCCGCGCTCACGCCGAGTTTCGGCGCGGCAACGGCGGCCCAGCTCTCGGGGCTCGTGATGCAGACGCTGGCGTCGCTGCAGCCGGGGCCGACGCAGGTCGGCACGAAGCTGCGCGTCCTCAACCCGACGACGGCGCGCTTCTTCGACGTCGCCGCGGGTGACGTGCGCGACATCGACCAGATCCGCCCGACGCTCACGACGAGCTGGGAAGCGGGCTGGAAGGGCCAGCTGGGCAAGAAGTTCTACGGCACGCTCGACTGGTGGTACTCGGAACGCACGGACTTCGTGGGACCGCTGATCGTCGAGACGCCGAACGTCTTCCTCGACGCGGCTTCGCTGGCCGGCTTCATCGGCCCGAACCTGGTGCCGGCACTGACCGCCGCGCTCACGCCGAAGCTCGGACCGGCGGCTGGTCCGACTGCGGTGGCCCTGGCGACCCAGCTGGCGCCGACGATTGCCGGCGGACTCGGCGGCGTCTCCGGCTCCTCGACGACGGGCGTTCCGCTCGGCGTCGTGAACCCGGACAACCCGCTCTCCGGCAGCACCGACATCGTGCTCGCCTACCGGAACTTCGGGCGCGTGCGACTGAGCGGCGTGGACCTGAGCGGCACGTACATGGTGGCCGATCGTCTCTCGGTCTACGGCACGTACAGCTGGGTCAGCAAGGACTTCTTCTCGCGTTCGCAGGTGGGCGGCGTGTCGGACATCGCGCTCAACGCCCCGCGCAAGAAGAGCACGGTCGCCCTCCGCTGGAAGGATGACGCGCAGGGCTTCAGCGCCGAAGCGCGCTTCCGTCACGCGGCGCGGTTCCCGGGCAACTCGGGTGTCTACGTCGGCGACGTGCACGCCTACAACCTGTACGATGCGTCGATGACGTTCCGCCCGAACTTCCTGGGTGGCGCCATGCTCTCGGTGATGGCGCAGAACGTGCTCGACACACGGCACGCCGAGTTCGTCGGCGGCGCGCCGCTGGGGCGGCTGGTGATGACGCGAGTCCAATACGCGTTCTAG
- the queC gene encoding 7-cyano-7-deazaguanine synthase QueC encodes MTPPALPSVPAGTPAVLLLSGGLDSATVLAWATRAGYAIHALSFRYGQRHQLELERARVLAAHWKVARHVVCDIDLRPFGGSALTADIAVPKDRDEASMGTGIPVTYVPARNTIFLSFAMAWAEVLGAQDVFIGVNALDYSGYPDCRPAFIEAFEQLANLATRAGVEGTTRLQVHAPLMAMTKREIIELGAALGVDYAMTTSCYDPSPGGASCGHCDACQLRRRGFAQAGLADPTSYK; translated from the coding sequence GTGACCCCTCCCGCGCTTCCCTCCGTGCCCGCGGGCACGCCCGCCGTGCTGCTGCTGAGCGGCGGACTCGACTCCGCGACGGTGCTCGCGTGGGCGACGCGCGCGGGATACGCAATCCACGCCCTCTCATTTCGCTACGGGCAGCGGCATCAGCTGGAACTGGAGCGCGCCCGCGTTCTCGCCGCGCATTGGAAGGTCGCGCGACACGTCGTCTGTGACATCGACCTGCGTCCCTTTGGCGGTTCCGCCCTGACGGCGGACATCGCCGTGCCCAAGGATCGGGACGAAGCGAGCATGGGAACCGGCATTCCCGTCACCTACGTGCCGGCGCGCAACACGATCTTCCTCTCGTTCGCGATGGCGTGGGCCGAGGTGCTCGGCGCGCAGGATGTCTTCATCGGCGTCAACGCCCTGGATTACAGCGGCTATCCGGATTGTCGCCCCGCTTTCATTGAAGCGTTTGAGCAGCTGGCGAACCTCGCCACGCGCGCCGGTGTCGAGGGCACCACGCGGCTGCAGGTGCACGCGCCGCTGATGGCAATGACGAAGCGCGAGATCATCGAACTCGGCGCGGCGCTCGGCGTCGACTACGCGATGACGACGAGCTGTTACGACCCGTCGCCCGGCGGCGCGTCCTGCGGTCACTGCGACGCCTGCCAGCTCCGTCGTCGCGGATTCGCGCAGGCCGGACTCGCCGATCCGACGAGCTACAAGTAG
- the queD gene encoding 6-carboxytetrahydropterin synthase QueD: MDTYCEFSIAAGRRLTGVPEDHPCARVHGHTFRVRLTVSGAVHPVTGFVVDFAEVQRAFAPVHEALDHRFLNDVPGLENPTSEHLAIWIWDALRTSLPGLSRVEITETGASGVVYRG; the protein is encoded by the coding sequence ATGGACACCTATTGCGAGTTCTCCATCGCCGCTGGCCGCCGGTTGACCGGCGTTCCCGAGGATCATCCGTGCGCGCGGGTGCATGGGCACACCTTTCGCGTGCGCCTGACGGTTTCGGGGGCCGTGCACCCCGTCACGGGATTCGTGGTGGACTTCGCGGAGGTGCAGCGCGCCTTCGCACCGGTGCATGAGGCATTGGACCATCGGTTCCTGAACGATGTCCCGGGGCTCGAGAACCCGACGAGCGAACACCTCGCGATCTGGATCTGGGACGCGCTTCGCACCTCGCTCCCCGGCCTGAGCCGGGTGGAGATCACCGAGACGGGCGCCTCGGGAGTCGTCTACCGCGGCTGA
- a CDS encoding agmatine deiminase family protein: MPRFPAEWERHAATWIAWPHHEPDWPGKFEPIPWVFAEIARVLAASEPVEVLCHDETVREDAEACLAAHHVTGTVRLHIKPCDRVWLRDSAPTGVVGDDGRHRWCNWGFNAWAKYDNFAHDATVGEFIAATTGHARTVPMRPDGRGPVVLEGGGIETDGLGTIMVTEEWLLSGVQDRNPGLGRAEYEAIFAAQLGCAKTIWLGEGCVGDDTHGHVDDIARWVAPGVVVLAHEEDPADENHARSLDNLRRLRAARDARGEALRVVTLPYPRPVMMDGQRLPASYANFYIANEAVLVPTFNDANDRVALDTLASLLPDRAVIGIHAVDLVWGLGTVHCLTQQQPA, encoded by the coding sequence ATGCCCCGGTTTCCTGCCGAATGGGAGCGGCACGCGGCCACCTGGATCGCGTGGCCGCACCACGAACCCGACTGGCCCGGCAAGTTCGAGCCCATTCCGTGGGTCTTCGCGGAGATCGCGCGCGTGCTCGCCGCGTCGGAGCCGGTGGAGGTCCTCTGCCACGACGAGACGGTACGGGAGGACGCGGAGGCGTGCCTCGCGGCGCACCACGTCACGGGCACCGTGCGTCTGCACATCAAGCCGTGCGACCGCGTCTGGCTGCGTGACAGCGCGCCCACCGGTGTGGTGGGCGACGACGGCCGTCACCGCTGGTGCAACTGGGGCTTCAACGCGTGGGCGAAGTACGACAACTTCGCCCACGACGCGACGGTCGGCGAGTTCATTGCGGCCACGACCGGCCACGCCCGCACGGTGCCGATGCGGCCGGACGGCCGCGGCCCCGTCGTGCTCGAGGGCGGCGGCATCGAGACGGACGGCCTCGGCACCATCATGGTGACCGAGGAATGGCTCCTGTCGGGCGTGCAGGATCGCAACCCCGGACTCGGGCGCGCCGAGTACGAGGCGATCTTCGCGGCACAGCTTGGATGCGCGAAGACGATCTGGCTTGGCGAAGGGTGCGTCGGCGACGACACGCACGGCCATGTGGACGACATCGCGCGCTGGGTGGCGCCCGGGGTGGTGGTGCTGGCCCACGAAGAAGACCCGGCCGACGAGAACCACGCCCGGTCGCTCGACAACCTGCGGCGGCTGCGTGCGGCGCGCGACGCCCGGGGCGAGGCGCTGCGAGTGGTGACGCTGCCCTATCCCCGCCCGGTCATGATGGACGGCCAGCGCCTTCCGGCCAGCTACGCCAACTTCTACATCGCCAACGAGGCGGTGTTGGTCCCCACGTTCAACGACGCCAATGATCGCGTCGCGCTCGACACGCTGGCCTCGCTGCTGCCAGACCGGGCCGTCATCGGCATCCACGCCGTCGACCTCGTCTGGGGGCTCGGCACGGTGCACTGCCTCACCCAGCAGCAGCCCGCGTGA